A window of Nitrospira sp. genomic DNA:
GGCGGACTTGAGGGCCTCACGAAGTTGGTGGACGAGTTTTACGTCAATATGAATACGCTGCCCGAAGCCCAGATCATCCGGAACATGCACCCGAAGGATCTCACCGAATCGCGCAAGAAGCTGACGTATTTTCTCAGCGGCTGGCTTGGTGGCCCGAGGCTGTTTCAGCAGTACTATGGACCGATCAGCATTCCCGGCGCGCACAAACGGTTCCCGATCGGATACGAGGAACGCGACGCCTGGCTGCTGTGCATGCAGCGAGCCCTTGCCGCCCAGCCCTACAGTACCGAATTGAAGGACTATCTCCTGGCCGCCCTCAGCATCCCGGCGGAACGAGTCAGGCAAGTGAACGCGGGGGAAGCCTGACAACCGTATCAGGAATACGACAAGACCAGGGCGAAAGAAATGCGGGCAGCGAGCAAGAAGACCGCACCTGCCTTTTCCTCTCTTCCCTCCCCAAAGGGTGTGCCCCGGTTGGCTTTCACTGCGCGCATTGAGCGACCGCCGTTTCATCGCGGGGGCTCAGCGAGCAAGAAAACCAACCGGGGCGCACCCACAGGCCTCTTTACTTGCAGCGGTTCCACGAATCGGGTAGGCTTCTTCGCATGGTGCTAGACCGAATCCATATCGATCCGCAGGTCTGTGGGGGCAAGGCAACGATCCGCGGTCTCCGCCTGACGGTAGACTTTATCCTACGGCTGCTTGGAGATGGCTATACGGCAGCTGAGATCGTGGCGGAATATCCTGAATTGGTCCTTGAGGATGTCTATCAGGCAGCGAAATACGGCGCATGGCTGGCTGGCGAGCAGACATCCGCAGCCTCATGAGGCTGCTGGCCGATCTCCACATCGCCCCTCGCACCGTTCAATTCCTGCGCTCCCTCGGTCATGATGCCCTTCGCGTGACCGACCTTCTCCCCGCAACCGCCTCCGATGAATCTATTGTCGAACGGGCCGCGCAGGATCAAAGAATCATCCTGACCCAGGACCTCGACATGACGGCGATCATTGCCCTGTCTCGACGCCAATATCCGTCACTCGTCACCCTTCGTCTGAGCTCCGTACGAGTCGAGTTCGTCAACTCCATCCTCCAACGGACCCTCCCGGTGCTGGAGCACGATCTGCTGCAGGGCGCACTCGTCACAATCGAAGACTCCCGCGTTCGTCTCCGTCGT
This region includes:
- a CDS encoding DUF5615 family PIN-like protein produces the protein MAGWRADIRSLMRLLADLHIAPRTVQFLRSLGHDALRVTDLLPATASDESIVERAAQDQRIILTQDLDMTAIIALSRRQYPSLVTLRLSSVRVEFVNSILQRTLPVLEHDLLQGALVTIEDSRVRLRRLPLAIQDNSI
- a CDS encoding DUF433 domain-containing protein — encoded protein: MVLDRIHIDPQVCGGKATIRGLRLTVDFILRLLGDGYTAAEIVAEYPELVLEDVYQAAKYGAWLAGEQTSAAS
- a CDS encoding group II truncated hemoglobin gives rise to the protein MTDDEQKDRVEITPYQAAGGLEGLTKLVDEFYVNMNTLPEAQIIRNMHPKDLTESRKKLTYFLSGWLGGPRLFQQYYGPISIPGAHKRFPIGYEERDAWLLCMQRALAAQPYSTELKDYLLAALSIPAERVRQVNAGEA